The Dreissena polymorpha isolate Duluth1 chromosome 9, UMN_Dpol_1.0, whole genome shotgun sequence genome contains the following window.
ACAGTCTATATCTCACCTTGCTGACAAGTTTACACATTCAGCAATCAACAGTCTATATCTCACCTTGCTGACAAGTATACACATTCAGCAATCAACAATCTGCAGACTGTTGAAAAAGCCATCAGTATGTTAATTATGAAGAGAAAGCAAGAAGACACAAGAGCATAGTTGTCATTATGGACCAACAAACGATCAAATTCATCATTTCAAATGCTCAGAAAATTGGTTTcattcaataactttaaaattgtgTGGTTATTTCACAACACAGGCAGTACTCAAGAACCCCAGCCTCGCCGctttaatttagataaaacatGCTTGTTTCATTTCACCCTGGGTAGAAGTATCATATTGAAACCTTTACACATGTTTTCCACATTCAAGAGCAAAGTACAATTTTCACTTTTATAGTGCATGTTCAACTGACTAGTACAATATGGACACACTGGTCAATTTCACCATAACAATGCTAGGTCCACCATCCAGACAACAATTCCCAGTCTGTAGATCTCAAGTAAGCGATCATCACTGCACTGACCACTGCAGTCAGTGTCCAGAAGGTTACTTTGCAGTATACACTGGAGCCGTCTTGGTAGAACACTGATAACCAGCGGTTCTTTTTCCGTTCTTGTTTGTGACGGGACCTGCTCTGAAGTCTGACTTTCTGAAGTCTTAAAATAGATCCAGAGAAAGGGTATATTATAaactcaataaataaaaatgggcCATGCTCAGTgcaaatggggttaaatgcatgtgcgtaaagtgtcgtcccagattaacctatgcagtccgcacaggctgatcagggaagacaccttccgctttaatgatattttttctttcaagaaagtcttttcttagctaaaatccagtttaggcggaaagtgttgtccctgattagcctgagcagtccaattatggtacgacactttatgcccgtgcattaaaccccctttcacagaacaaggcccATTTGATTTTAATGGCCACCTAGTTTTTACCTCACTTGAACCCCTATTTAAACTTGGGGAATGTATAGTCTATtcattttcactcatttttatgaaGACTGGTACacaaatgtggcctcaagagtggtaAACAGCTAAAACAATCTTGACAAGGCACAACGAAAAATGTGCAACGCAATGTAACACAGGCAATATACTGACTTCAGTCAACCAAAATATGCTTGGTTCCATCTTTTGTCCGATAGAATAAATAATACAATGCTGACCTGACtgaatatctttaaaatgatatactTGGCTCCATCTTTTGtccaataaaacaaataaaatattgactGAACATCTATATATCGGTCCAAGTGTACTCACTGTTGATTCCTTTTTGTGATCAATATCACGTCACAAGCAAGATTGTCCGGTGGAAACTTGGTGTACAGTTCACTGGCCTGAACCAACAGCTCTTCATACGGGAGATTGTCTGGGATCTTAGATAACAGGGAGTGAAGCATGCACATCTCGCAATCTGTGGTAAGGATTTCTGGTTCTCTGTACATCACGATCTGAAAATTTTGCCattaaattagggatggcaaaattattcgaatattcggatattcgattgaatggtcagcattcgaattataaaaatgatattcgcatattcgcatttttatcCAAACgttatttcaccaatatttaatgacctgcgaaccgcttactaaaaagcaaccgaaatcacctgggagtaacatgtttgacgtgacgttcttcgtgtcaaactgataacgcggcccgtatcagtgttgattgcgcaatgcaatatacacgctctaagaaaggccccgactgttgtttgccaatggggtgccaattaacggttttaattgactggcgaataataatttagttttgtgatcacagtatgtacagccattaaaatgtgtgaattactcaaatcgcgcaatgcaatatacttactataagaaatgGCCCGAATTGTTGTTTGTCAgataggtaccaattaagggcttcaatttacttccgaataataatttagtttttgtgatcacagtttgaacagacatttaaatatgtgaattactcaaaagtaacagatgatataaactaaacaatcatcaaggaatcataattcaaatctgaaaatgccaccagccccttctgcagtatggaatactttacacggtctgtggataagaagaccgcaacatgtaatgtgtgtaaacatagttttacatatgcgcggtctgctacaaatctgtggaatcattaaaaaataaaattctatgacacgatgtttttcattctatttgtgcctgatcacagtatcggtcatagtattagtcgacagcaaTACAATTTTTCGATAGTAACGTTAATAAACagctcgtatttagcaaacggatataacttacaaaccaatggaaattaatacataacaaggtaaaatcaatccagccgttttatgcgaatattcgaatattggattgaatgaatttgcgaacattcgaataccgatattggtattcgatgccatccctacatTAAATAAATCCTTTTTTCAGGCCATATTTCCCATAAAGACATTTAAGAATGTGTGCAAACGTAACGCCATGGTGTGTAGTAACtaaattaatgttatatatttattcaaattagaAGGTTTTAATtctgtacattttaaaatatatctgCATAAACAGTCATTGGTATTCAACAATGATTTTCAACACGCAAAGGGTAATCACAAATAAGATAAACAAATTAAGTTCACTCTTTCATTATTAGCAATTTTTTGGGGCATTTGCCCCACACGCATTGTTTAAATGGCAAAGCCTACATTGAAATACTGACTGAATTATTcttgaaaacagtaaaaaaacTAACGAAACAAACAAACTCGTTACTGGTTTGGAgaaaattaaaaagcatttctGTTACTAGATTCTTTTCAAGACTTACTGCAGCTGCGAGGTATATAGGCATAAGTGGATGACATGCAATGAAGAAGTCATAACAGCGCACAATGTCTCGTAGGTGGGGTAGCACATGGCCGTACCATGTGATCAGCCAACTCAGACTGAATATGGTCCCAACTTCTGACCTAACAATGGTAAAGAATGTAGTATTGACCATATACGTACAGAAAAAATAGAAAagacaaatattgaaaatagctgATGATTGAATACTTCCATCTTCCATCATTCAATATTTTACCAGCTTTTTTTATCAAAAGCCAGAGATGTAAGGGCAACACTTATATTTTGGGTTGTATAGGAAGGTTTTACCCTTTTCATAGATTAGACAATTGTCCAATTTTTGCCTCAGACtcaaaaataaaagaataatgTATACAAATGATTGAAATAACAGCATGGACATACAAATATCTTACTAATGAGTAATCAGAGCTTGATATTGGTCATCCAACTTCAAGCAACAAACAAAGTGTGAAAAGAAGAGTTGTGTAATTACTTCTCCATGTGGTCTCTCAAGTCAGGGTTGACCCGCCCTATCAAAGGGTACATGTAGTTGAGAATGTGCTTGGTCCGGTCCATGTCAGCATCCATGAAGTCTCTGAAGTGGTGGTGTACAACATTAACCCTTCCCCAatcagaagcgaagtgaaaatggctacgtgcaaacagcataaaaccagaacatcctgcgagtaactcgtagtctgttcaggttcatgctgtttgctgctcatcagaatctaaaggttggaaatgaagcctttaaaacttgtatatagtaagaaaggactttaattaaatttaactttctaagggactacaaatgtgtcaaaataggtTTCTGAGTGGACAAAGGGTTAAGGCATGATTTTGCCACACAGATAATTTTGCATTTCAGATAATAGTTTCTGAATAGTTAGATGTAAACAATTATCTAAAACcttaaaaagatttatttaacaATGAACTTCACATTTTTTGTCTGGGAAGGGATGAGTTGCCAGAAACaaatagttttttcaaattagaaGTACTAACATAAGTACTGATACCTTAGATGGTTCATTGAGAGTTTTTCAACCAAGGCAAATGCTACGTCTTCACCAACAACCAGAAGGAATGTCACACAAATATCATGGTAGCCCTGAAAATAGAAGaagcataaaatacatgtacatgaatttCAAGACATCTCACACGATTCACCCAAACGCTAGCTTTTCAAATTGATCAAACAAAGTAAAAAACAATTTGTCAATTTACATTGGCCTTGAAtaaaaagaaaatcaaattaaagaagAAATCACAACCCAGGTTAAAAAAGTTATCAATACAAGACTTGAGAAACataaagaacaagggctgtttgtaaaacatgcatgccccccatatgggctgtccgttgtactggcagccattgtgtgaatactacttttgtcactgtgaccttcacctttgacatagtgacctgaaaatcaatagggatcatctgcaagtcacgatcaatgtacctatgaagtgtcatgatccttggcaaaagcgttcttgaattatcatccaaaaatcattttactatttcgggtcaccatgaccttgacctttgaccttgtgacctcaaaatcaaaaggggatatctgccagtcatgatcaatctacctatgaagtttcatgatcctaggcatatgcgttcttgagttatcatcagaaaatcattttactatttcgggtcaccgtgaccttgacctttgacctagtgacctgaaaatcaataagggtcatctgcgagtcatgatcaatctacctataaagtttcatgatcctaggcatatgcgttcttgaattatcatccaaaaatcattttactatttcgggtcaccgtgaccttgacctttgacctagtgacctcaaaatcgataggggtcatctgcgagtcatgatcaatctacccatgaagtttcatgatcctaggcgtatgcgttcttgagttatcatccggaaaccattttactatttagggtcaccgtgaccttgacctttgacctagtgacctcaaaatcaataggggtcatctgcgagtcatgatcaatctacccatgaagtttcatgatcctaggcgtatgcgttcttgagttatcatccggaaaccattttactatttcgggtcaccgtgaccttgacctttgacctagtaacttcaaaatcaataggggtcatctgcaagtcataatcaatgtacctatgatgtttcatgatcctaggcccaagcgttcttgagttatcgtctgacaaccacctggtggacggacggaccgaccgaccgagcgaccgacatgagcaaagcaatataccccctcttcttcgaaggggggcataaaaatacatatgcCACCCCCCAGTTTTTCCTGAAAGTGCATTTGATTAGCTACAAACCAGGTCTGCAAGATGAATAAGATGATTAAGAGGATGGATGCTATTAAAAACCCCAAAACAATGTATGTCACTGCAAtgttatatttaagaaaattaacATATGGCATAGACAGGTGAAATAATACAGACGATTTACAATAGTACTTAAGCCAGTCTTCACTTGAAAGGAGTAACGACTAATTCATCTGATTTGTAACAGGATGATATCGTACCAAACAAGCCAACATTATAAAAGTTGATCAAGCGTATTGGACTCCGTACATAAACTGATCACAAGAGTCAACAAGAGAACTCTGGCAGCCCAAAAAACACACTTCTCATAACAGCGTGAAATCAAGCAAACAATTCCCCATTAATTTCAAGCTAGTGTTTACCGGGAAGCGGACAACGTCAatgagcgaggcctggtattgtaatgcgcatggggggattagagggttagggtaagggttaggggtcgggtaagggttagccttaaccctaaccttaacccgacccctaaccaaACCATAACCCAGAGTTATCTACCCTATACCAAGCCTTGCTTGTTATCGTTGTCCACTTCCAGTGTTTACCTGGTAGTAGTGTAGCTCATCATGTCGAACCAGCACCCTCATGATAAGATCCACCAGCTGATCCTGCAGCCCAAGTCTCACATCCTGATCCATGCCTGTGGAAATACAACCAgttgagccacgctctgggaatacggggcttaatgcacgtcagtagtgtcaacccagataagcatgtgcactctGCACACTCTAATCAGGGTTTCACTTCATGCTTTTAAAGAGTTTTGTaattaaaagaagtctcttcttagggaaaatccagttaaggcagaaagtgtcgtccctgattagcctgtacactttatgcacatgcatgaagccctgttttcTAGCAGCGGGGCTCAATAAGTCGTCTTGCATACGGGTAGATACTTATGATACACTATACAAGGATTTGATTATCGAACCacctcaatttttttttgatttccACAATTTCAACAACCTTTTTGTCCCATCACCACGGTCAGTTAATAGCCACTCATTTTTAGCTGGGTTAGCTGGTTCACTTGAACTTAGTACAAATGTGTCACGTTTGGAGAAAAccgggcgtaatgcatgtgcgttaagtgtcgtaccagattagcctgtgcagtccgcacaggctaatcaggggcgacactttccgccttaattggctttttgctaagaagagacttcttcttagagactgcacaggctaatctgggacgacactttacgcacaggcattatgcccagttttatcagaacacgactcaaatactTTTTTGAGTAACTGGCTGCTGCCCTACTTGGATCAGAGGGAGCTGGAGAATGATCATAGAATTTATTAAAAGACCAATCTTCACACGTGTTATGTAGGCAGTTTAGGAATGGAACCGGCTATCTGTTTTTgtaagaaaacattttcaatgcGTATTCTAAAGTTGTTTGGAGTTCAATAAATACTGATTTGGGAACCTAATGTcaaatatatcaaacaaatatatGGCACTAAAATGAGATCTATATTTTGGTAAGTTGGAGTAAGGGTATTAGAGTATTATACTTTAAATTGGATAGGTCAACACAAATAGTTTTGTCCTTtatatatacagtcaaaactgagagaagcagtcagtcaagggaaatggtcaaagtgaccgttgtcgacGACAGACCGCTATTCTACGATAACCACTtttaagatggttggtcagttggcaGTATTGCCACGTCATTACCCCACCCAGTTGTAAGCAcgcagtgtaaaacaaaggctcattgccgataactAGGCCTAggaataataacataaatattttctattaaataatacagaaagatgtcttataaatttatttaacttCATTACTATTTTTAAACTTAATCTATGACTTcatcaacaatacaattgttgtttactcatgcatctcattcattcagaaAATCCGAGAGTTCGTAATACATTTATTGGGGTATATTTTTAAGTAAAGATTGTCACGTGTCATTGACATAACGTCCAAACATATATAAAAGCGGATTCGCTATCATAAACTGACAGTACAGTATAACTGTATCGTTCTAAGTCAAAGAAAAAAGACTTGTtaatcttgttaaaaaaatatttagtttgttaaaaaagttgcaatttcaatgtatatttttttatgaacagaCGATCACTAATCCTTTTTATTACCTTCTTATAACTACACTCGCCAgcttagtgttgtttttaacaccttatcatcgataaagatctattgactttgtcacgcgctcATGCTTAGTCGTTATGAATGCAGCTGATAATTGCTTCTAAAACACAATCTAATTGTTACGTGCACCTGTTTCGTTTGTGTTCTTAACTCaaaacgactgacgcgtgaccgttgttttcagtttaaACATGATGTTTGAAGTGAAATTTACTAGCAGTTGGTCGTTATGAACaagtgaccgttattctcaagtgtaataaaGAGTGATTTCATCGGTGGagtccagactgaccgttgtctgaaATTGACCATTATTCTCAAGTGACCATTAGATCAGTTTTTACTGTATAAAACATTGACACAAATAATGTTAGAACAAGAGATGTTTACAAACAAGATGGCAAAGATGGCCCTAAATTGCTCATCTGTGTGTAATACACATTGCCAGTTTCCAACCCAGGGGTTAAAAAAAATGTGAAGGACCACAATCTTATGTCAAATACAAAATAGGAAACTTGTTGTGAATATTTATAAAGCTATTGCTATTTAGGTCAATATTGAACATTTCAATTTAGCTAATGTTCATGGTTTGTTAAAACTGAAGCTTAAGACTGCTAAATGATGTTACATGGCAAATATTACCACTTTTGGCCTTGTTTCTTTTGATCATAAGATTTTAAAAGTCATCAGTTTCATAAAACTTGAATGATATCTATTGGACCTAGAGAGATAAAGAAAAACAAGGTAACTCAGTCTAACTCATGGTGGATTCAAACTATTGGACAGAGTAAGCAGAAACTTAAAGAAAAGTCACAAACCTGGGGGGAATCTTTTAAGAGATCTGTTGACATCCATTACCACCTGGTTGTAGTCCCGATGGCCGTGCAATACTTCATCAGCTAAAACAAGCACAAGCTCTTACCAGATTTTTAACTTTTGTTTCACTTCGGAATTACCAGTATAATATTTTCTCAAAAAGCAATACCTCATTATCTGTAAAAATTTACATGCATTAAAGAatgaagacacaattttctgacCTTTCCATTATCCCTGGGTGGAAACATGCACTAGATGTGTTGCATTTATGAGCAATTGTAAGTAAAACACCTTAAAAACGTTacccaaaataagttaatgtATACTTTTGTTCTCTTTCTTCACTTGTTAAGTTAAAGGGATCCTTTCACGTTTTGGGAAATGgaaaaaattgtaaaaagttctttcagattcgcaaattttcattttagttatgatatttgtgaggaaacagtaatactgaacatttaccatggtctaatacagccattatatgcatcttttgacaatttaaaaacctgaaaattataaagcattgcaacacgaaacaaatgaataatttggagagttctgttgttgtcgtttaattttgtgaaactacgaagattgcttatgtaaagtataaaatacgtcactcatctatacttggcaggatggccgagcggtctaattggtttttactccaggactccgggggtcactggttcgagccctgctgcgggctactttttttcctttttttaaatttgattcttgattttttactggagctttttagatccaatgtttacatttatcaataaagcatttaatgacaaacttcaaaacatgccaaaatctgtgaaaaggccccttcaagtCTAATGCCTTAATGAAACGGCTGTGGCCTTGATCAGTTCAGTTTACTGTGTGTAGTTCGTTTTTTTTACCAACCTGGTTTTTCTGGAATGTTATCTACGTCTATGCCAAGAAGTTTTGGCCACGCCTTGCGTCGTAATTCATCTGTTACAAAACCCCCTGGACTTATTGCTAGGTCTCTCAGTCTGTCTAAATCAATGAAGTCTTCACATAATACTAACTCTATTTCATGTTTCTTGTCTCTGTACTGTTCACCTGAAAAAGatttatattgatcaatattgttgttgttttcaaaaatcaGTATGTTTATGTTACACATGTCATCACTTCACATAAAGGATGTTAATTTTGCAAGTACAATTAAATTGTTGCTTGTTATTGTATGATATTTGGCTTTTTTCTGCAGATTCAACCAACATCTATGACACAGAAAATACATTATTCCACAGGGAAAGCCCATTACATGTCATATTGGATTGTTAAAAAGAGCATAATACTAAATAGTGTGTTTGAGTGAATTCAAAGTGTAATAGCTCATTGATATATCATGTGATGGTGACACAATTCTTCAATCATAAAAGGAATCCAGGCTTAATTCTTACATTTTAAACTTGATTTTGGTTTCAAGCCAATTACACTGGGAATAATTTCTCCTTTTTCAGCCattaacccttttagcgctgaaaccgaattttaaaggcttttgcaaacagtttggatcctgatcagacgccacaaaatgtggtgtCTGATCAggacccaaactgtttgctattctgatagcggtctttgaaaaaaaagtgaagaaaatgatgattttagaaatacagcagacgacattttagcagacgacaaatttcccagtcTGGTTAAGCCTTGTACTCCATGTGATTGTCATGTAAGAAATGTTCAAACTACAATTATTCAAAGATCTCAGCAACATGTCATAGGGCGTACTTGTACTCATACTTTTAAGAAAAAGATGACATAAAATTCTGGATTAGATTCCCAGACATAATAGATTCCACTTATATTTGCATAATTTTCCCTGACAAAGAAGTCTACTACTTCACAAATAAACACACCCCAGTTTGCACTAGCCTGTTAattatttattactattaaaaCTGCAGCAATTGAGAATGCGTATGCAAATGAGCCTTTATGTCATTATGTAGATAATTGAAACGGTGTTAGCTAAGCAATTTGAAACACTTTTCAGAAGACACCCATTATGGTATTTGTGTGTTTCAACACCTGAGTAGTTAAATAATTTGCTTGAGATTGAAAAGAcagtataatttgtttattaagACAACAACAGCAAGACTACTCATTCTAGAATACAGAATGCaaaagttaaattaattttgCCAAATTGTATATGCTGAACTGATGGACAAACTTGTGAcacaaaattttaattttaatgttgaacAGCTAGTGTTAAATTataaaagataaaatatatgCAGGTAGAGCACAAACTTGGGCTGAGCAACAGTCCAATAGTTGGTAACAAAAGATAATTAAAGTATTCACAATTGACCTGGCAAAAAGAGAAAATTATCTAATAGTTAATTAGTAACtaatttttatttcttttgttctgatttataaatgatgttttttttaattcaatgtatTTAACAACAGTCAAATGTAGTTATTTCGTTCCAATAGTTAGCAATGGAAAGGTTGTTTACCTGGATACCTGGATCGTAGGGCCATTATTTTAGCGTTTAAGCTATCTTGGCCTGTTTTATGAAGGTCTTCTTGTAGGTTTCTCACAATTGATATTTAACTAATTAATTTCATTGTGCGCATAACATGATGGTACAAATTTTGTAACGTTCCAATTTTCCTTGTTCAGTCGGGTTTTGAAAAGGTTcacattatttgaagaaatagTTTCTTTACTCAAACTGTTCCAAAATGAAATAGCTTTAATTGAGAATGAATTTAAAAAGATTATATTGAAGACAAACagttttgttgttgatattttaacaatttaagtgGGGAAGGCCCATGTATTATTCATAAATTATGTTAGAGATAATGGGATGCTTACTTTTCCTATGAAGATAGTCCTGGAGATTAATGTTCTGaaattattcttcttcttcttccggATTAAGTGCTGGGCTCCTCTGGAGTATCGTCGCACAATTGTTAATATGTACATAAGTGTAGGGTACATCGGTGCAGTTAAAATCAGGTTAAAAACAACTTGCTCCAGAGTTACTCATGCAGCGCACCCATCCTTTTCTGGAAGACCTCAAAGGACGGGGCTGACATAACTTCTTCAGGTAAGCTGTTCCAAAGTCGGATTCCAGAGGGGAAAAAGGAGAACTTGTAGGAATTTGCGCTTGTAAATTGTTGTAAGTATCTGTTGGTGTAGCCCCTGGTGTGTACTCCAGTAGGGATCAGTATGTGCTGGGCTTGGATATCTACCAGGTTGTTGATGACTCTGTACATCATGACTGCTTTGGTATGTTAGCGGCGGGATGCTAAGGTGTCCCAGCTCAGTTGGTTTATCATAGCAGTGACGCTGCTGGTGATGCGATAGTCACCTGTGCAGAACCTGGCTGCTCTCCGTTGGCAGTTCTCGAGCTTGCTGATGTTGGCCTTTGTGTGTGGGTCCCATACTGACGACGCATACTCGAGCTGGGGTCTGACCAGTGTCTTATAGCATGTTGCCTTGATGTTACGTGGGCAGTGAGATTCCGGCGGAGAAAGGCTGTTGTTGAGTTCGCCTTCTTTGCTGTTGTGTGGATGTGGCTGTTCCAGGAGAGTGTGTTGTCTATCGTAACAACCAGGTACTTTGCCTCCTTAGTCTGCTTCAGTGTTTGGCCATGGATGGAGTTAGGCTTGTCtatcactttccgcttttgatCCATCCCAGAGTTTTGCCCCTGATCCCGTAGTGGTGGAGCTTGGCTGATAGACATCGATATGGGACCTTGTCAAAAGCCTTGGAGAAGTCAAGCAGTATCGCTTCTATTTGTTGTTTCTTGTGAAAACTATGTTAGTACCAGGCTTAACAGTTATCAAAGGATTAAATGCCAATACCATAGCATGGggctattaaaaataaatgacatttatATAAGGAAAGATATAAATTAAGTACAAACTCAGTTTCAAAATGAAGTAAACGCAAAATCACCTGCACCAAGCACTGGATCAACATTTCTGAGTTGATCTTCGACAGCTTGACTCTTCACGTCGCCTTTTAGTCCGTTTTTAAGTCTCATGGTAATTTTGACAACTGGAAGAAAAAATCTACTGCATCACCGGTTAGAAGTCTCTTATATCGCTTTTCTTAACAAGAATTTAATCATCGATACAAAAAGTACAATTATTATCTTATAGTTTTCAATATATATTAGATACATATACAAAATTAGGTTATGTTCATacgtttaaacaaaaatataaattttgatttattacGGATATTGAGTTAAGCGATATTGGATTTATCATCAATCAATCTTCCGGGTACGAAATATGTCCACAAAACCCCGTTTACGTCGTACCCAAAGCGAGAATAAACATGACATAACAAACgaaaaaaagaaagaagttcAACAACAAGCACATGGGAAAGTGTAAGTGAAACAACTAAGATTTCTTTTAAGATTTAATGTAAACACACGAAAAGGTATGATTGGTGGCAACTGGGGTCATTCTATTTTTAGCGCATTGAAGTTCAAGATCACGGCCAATGCATGCGTGaaacactatgtaaacatttAGAGCATAGCTGAAAATAAATTCCAACATGCAGCGATTTCATGAAGTGCAACAGATAAATGTCTGCACAATTTAGATAATTCTATATCCAATAATCTGCCATGTGCAAAGGATTTCGTGGGAGTTAAATTTACAATGACAAACACTTGAGAAGTTGAGTAGGATTGCACTGCACACTATTGGAGATACATGCATTGAACTGAGAACCTGTTCATGTGGGTTGGTTTTGACAGCCTTCCTGAAATGTGTGACCACATAGGTGATACTGATAAGTTGGTGGTCACAGTTAGTGTCTACCTATAAAACTTTTAACATGCGTGAGAGTGATAGTTTAGTCTAGACAGCAGCACTGAAGACATT
Protein-coding sequences here:
- the LOC127846575 gene encoding TBC1 domain family member 20-like; the protein is MRLKNGLKGDVKSQAVEDQLRNVDPVLGAGEQYRDKKHEIELVLCEDFIDLDRLRDLAISPGGFVTDELRRKAWPKLLGIDVDNIPEKPADEVLHGHRDYNQVVMDVNRSLKRFPPGMDQDVRLGLQDQLVDLIMRVLVRHDELHYYQGYHDICVTFLLVVGEDVAFALVEKLSMNHLRDFMDADMDRTKHILNYMYPLIGRVNPDLRDHMEKSEVGTIFSLSWLITWYGHVLPHLRDIVRCYDFFIACHPLMPIYLAAAIVMYREPEILTTDCEMCMLHSLLSKIPDNLPYEELLVQASELYTKFPPDNLACDVILITKRNQQLQKVRLQSRSRHKQERKKNRWLSVFYQDGSSVYCKVTFWTLTAVVSAVMIAYLRSTDWELLSGWWT